A part of Candidatus Zixiibacteriota bacterium genomic DNA contains:
- a CDS encoding fibronectin type III domain-containing protein: MRWIFILGPGRTALIALLAVACVLGANVEARQIAITSLPFTYSASDQTPGVVDTLYIQGTKLTSTGNGISLMSSTSTALNNVVLNLGTDTVVFGTAGTPATGLTVNGPVSNRPRNIRILGGHILHQPSDTAVLDCRGVQLNGHEIIMDGTHVVIRGIDGKAMVGGGTNIYNVTVRNCRFASLVTAYYRRDYYTGACIHFDNCRSTTINTDYNGSIDDFFHLIFENNVIETCPHAAMVLYGRSEDGDYLKIKVLNNSITVDARNDYYTYPSGNIYYGTSNAYGIVTTFLTGGSEISGNTIRSGTNHEGGRGLYIGSMRLDVMDTVKIYNNDIDVHQGPGDYYRPMPAHGLRVRQSDIANLHIKGNTITARSDNNPATIHTDQIAMAFRWSPYQGSSFNNVVEGNTFRAIGNGTGTTAAVCLDAAIIGGDGLTFRNNVLESSGAIIKWGEGNAGAPNHLFEQDTLRFIAPDNGHITYDLGHLGNNWDCSNNRVRDMVYQNGTSDTDIRFAVDGDLELTVERTLQVRVLGNNGLPVSGAAVTVLNNYGQTVLSGLTDGNGRRNGAVSYLYRSRTGGDSTNFNSFSIKVKKGTDSTMITHTVNATSQVPAMTLQNTTGEEGTEDVIPPAAIDDLGALPGDEHGDITLSWTAPGDDDNAGQADRYEVRYSLNPITTMNWSQASLAPAPPTPATAGTSESFVVSNLNPGVRYYVAVRSYDESENASPVSNGPQSFAAGIASPAPQNTSVDDDAGSVVVAAGLVASYYSLRYEFALDTASAFTTATFATGLASGSQATATFDNLEEDILYFWRCRAIATDNSDTSAWSQSVSFDISTGVVATLTESDMAYPLDGAVVSTALPSLHVRDVAGVTTVYFQLADNAAFDDAVESGAVATTAGQQTVWEVPDSLMDDVTYYWRISPDNAVWTGAATFTYDAASAVAAAPDIHPYPNPFRPSDGHTDVTFTNLLEDSKLTIMTVSGTLVLVKDNLPAGDWTWDGRNDSGSEVSTGAYFYYVSYPSGTASGKLLIIR; the protein is encoded by the coding sequence ATGCGATGGATCTTCATACTCGGACCAGGTAGGACTGCCCTAATTGCGCTGCTGGCGGTGGCGTGTGTGCTCGGCGCAAACGTCGAAGCCCGGCAGATAGCGATTACGTCGCTGCCGTTCACCTATTCCGCGAGCGACCAGACACCGGGCGTGGTGGACACGCTTTACATTCAGGGCACGAAGCTGACGTCGACGGGCAACGGTATTTCGCTGATGTCGTCCACGTCAACGGCGCTTAATAACGTCGTCCTGAATCTCGGCACCGACACGGTGGTGTTCGGGACGGCCGGTACGCCCGCGACGGGCCTGACCGTCAACGGACCGGTGTCCAACCGTCCCCGCAACATTCGGATTCTCGGCGGCCATATTCTGCACCAGCCGTCGGATACCGCCGTTCTTGACTGCCGGGGCGTCCAGTTGAACGGACACGAGATCATCATGGATGGCACGCACGTGGTCATTCGGGGGATCGATGGCAAGGCAATGGTCGGCGGCGGGACGAACATCTACAACGTGACGGTCCGCAATTGCCGATTCGCCAGCCTCGTGACCGCCTACTACCGGCGGGACTACTACACCGGCGCGTGTATCCATTTCGACAACTGCCGGAGTACGACGATCAACACCGACTACAACGGCTCGATTGACGACTTCTTCCACCTGATCTTCGAGAATAACGTCATCGAGACGTGCCCGCATGCGGCGATGGTGCTGTATGGTCGCAGCGAGGACGGCGACTACCTGAAGATCAAGGTGCTGAACAACTCGATTACGGTCGACGCCCGCAACGACTACTACACGTACCCGAGCGGAAACATCTACTACGGAACGTCGAACGCCTACGGTATCGTCACGACCTTTCTGACGGGCGGCAGCGAGATCAGCGGCAATACGATCCGCAGCGGCACCAACCACGAAGGCGGTCGCGGCCTGTATATCGGGTCGATGCGTCTTGACGTAATGGATACGGTCAAGATCTACAACAACGACATCGACGTTCACCAGGGTCCCGGCGACTACTACCGGCCGATGCCGGCGCACGGTCTTCGTGTCCGCCAGTCCGATATCGCGAATCTGCATATCAAGGGCAACACGATCACGGCGCGATCGGACAACAACCCGGCCACGATTCACACCGACCAGATCGCGATGGCGTTCCGCTGGAGCCCATACCAGGGGTCGAGCTTCAACAACGTGGTTGAAGGCAACACCTTCAGGGCTATCGGCAACGGTACCGGCACGACCGCGGCAGTGTGTCTCGACGCGGCGATTATCGGCGGCGACGGACTCACGTTCCGCAACAACGTGCTGGAGTCGAGCGGCGCGATTATCAAGTGGGGCGAGGGCAACGCCGGTGCGCCGAACCACCTGTTCGAGCAGGACACGCTGCGGTTCATAGCGCCCGACAACGGCCACATCACCTATGATCTGGGCCATCTCGGCAATAACTGGGACTGTTCCAACAACCGGGTCCGTGACATGGTGTACCAGAACGGCACGTCCGATACCGACATACGGTTTGCGGTCGACGGTGACCTCGAATTGACCGTGGAGCGCACGCTTCAGGTCCGCGTGCTGGGCAACAACGGACTGCCGGTGTCCGGCGCCGCGGTAACCGTGCTCAACAACTATGGTCAGACGGTGCTGAGCGGGCTGACCGACGGCAACGGTCGACGCAATGGGGCGGTCTCGTACCTCTACCGGTCGCGGACGGGCGGCGACTCGACCAATTTCAACAGCTTCTCGATCAAGGTCAAAAAGGGTACCGACAGCACGATGATCACGCATACGGTCAACGCGACCTCGCAGGTGCCCGCGATGACTTTGCAGAACACGACCGGTGAAGAGGGAACCGAGGACGTCATACCGCCGGCGGCGATCGATGATTTGGGCGCGCTGCCGGGCGACGAGCACGGCGACATAACGCTGAGCTGGACCGCGCCGGGCGACGACGACAATGCCGGCCAGGCCGACCGGTATGAAGTCCGTTACAGTCTCAATCCGATTACCACGATGAACTGGAGCCAGGCAAGCCTGGCTCCGGCTCCTCCGACGCCGGCGACCGCAGGAACGAGCGAGAGCTTCGTGGTTTCGAACCTCAATCCCGGCGTGCGCTACTACGTAGCGGTGCGGTCCTATGATGAATCCGAAAACGCCTCACCGGTCTCCAACGGACCGCAGAGTTTTGCTGCCGGAATCGCATCGCCGGCCCCGCAGAATACGTCGGTCGATGACGATGCCGGTTCGGTGGTGGTAGCCGCCGGGCTGGTAGCGTCGTACTACTCGCTTCGCTACGAATTCGCGCTGGACACGGCCTCGGCATTCACGACCGCGACTTTTGCCACCGGGCTCGCGTCCGGCAGTCAGGCCACCGCGACGTTCGACAATCTGGAAGAGGACATTTTGTACTTCTGGCGCTGCCGCGCCATCGCCACCGACAATAGCGATACCAGCGCCTGGTCCCAGTCGGTCAGTTTCGACATCTCTACCGGAGTGGTGGCGACCCTGACCGAGTCGGATATGGCCTATCCGCTCGACGGCGCCGTCGTCAGCACGGCGTTGCCTTCGTTACACGTTCGCGACGTCGCCGGCGTGACCACTGTCTACTTCCAGCTTGCCGACAACGCGGCATTCGACGATGCGGTTGAATCAGGGGCTGTCGCAACCACGGCCGGACAGCAGACGGTCTGGGAAGTCCCGGACTCGTTGATGGATGACGTCACCTACTACTGGCGCATAAGCCCGGACAACGCCGTGTGGACCGGGGCAGCAACATTTACGTACGACGCTGCATCCGCGGTTGCCGCGGCTCCGGATATCCACCCATATCCTAATCCGTTCCGCCCGAGTGACGGACACACCGACGTGACGTTTACGAATCTGCTGGAGGATTCGAAACTGACGATAATGACGGTTTCCGGGACGCTGGTGTTGGTGAAGGACAACCTGCCGGCGGGCGACTGGACGTGGGATGGTCGTAACGACAGCGGCTCGGAAGTTTCCACCGGCGCTTACTTCTATTACGTCAGTTATCCGAGTGGAACGGCATCCGGGAAGCTGCTCATTATTCGGTAA
- a CDS encoding GDSL-type esterase/lipase family protein, with protein sequence MPTKNYKRFRVSLAINVVLVAVCIYASIKALEYRAHINEFLYKYTHVVEEFSSRSTYLRDNTRLTSKTIVPGRIVFFGMTVTQTWPVEKFFPDYEAINRGVAMQRLAGMPLRFRSDVIRLMPEWVVIETSSYNLREPNSLEELTEYIADMAELADYHGIKPILTTLIPPTGGYEPYESDYAVFDSLAVFNTWLRAYAKQHQFTLVDVHALMAGENNAIRVDLADGGIIPNQEGYRIISDAIRSAITEDSSKSH encoded by the coding sequence ATGCCCACGAAAAACTACAAGCGCTTCAGGGTCTCTCTGGCGATCAACGTGGTGCTGGTCGCGGTTTGCATCTACGCGTCGATCAAGGCGCTCGAATACCGTGCCCACATAAACGAATTTCTGTACAAATACACCCATGTCGTCGAGGAGTTCTCCAGCCGATCGACCTATCTCCGGGACAACACACGCCTTACGTCAAAAACGATCGTGCCGGGAAGGATTGTCTTTTTCGGCATGACGGTCACGCAAACATGGCCGGTAGAAAAGTTCTTTCCCGACTACGAAGCGATCAACCGTGGCGTGGCGATGCAACGGCTGGCCGGAATGCCGCTTCGGTTTCGATCCGATGTTATTCGCCTGATGCCCGAATGGGTGGTGATCGAAACCAGTTCCTACAACTTGCGCGAGCCGAACTCGCTCGAGGAACTGACCGAGTACATCGCCGACATGGCGGAGCTGGCTGACTATCACGGCATCAAACCGATTTTGACCACGCTGATCCCTCCCACCGGGGGCTACGAGCCCTACGAGAGCGACTACGCCGTTTTCGACAGCCTTGCGGTGTTCAACACCTGGCTGCGGGCCTACGCGAAACAGCATCAGTTTACACTGGTGGACGTGCACGCGCTGATGGCGGGAGAGAATAACGCCATTCGGGTGGATTTGGCGGACGGCGGGATAATCCCGAACCAGGAAGGCTATCGAATCATTTCCGATGCGATCCGGTCCGCGATTACCGAGGATTCGTCGAAATCACACTAG
- a CDS encoding glycosyltransferase produces MTVIKIAYVIDWIYSPEGGTERQLLMLLNGLDRARFTPHLVYLRDTEFLTNTRFGFPVTKIPVGKLVSPGFVGGLRAFRKLHQRERFDIVQTLFIDANVFGTIAAHYAGCRVILSSRRNIGYWHDSAQVAMLRFLRRWTTHYLANSMAAVEKTVETEGVPAERITVIRNGLDLDQFSRTSPELRATQREQWGVGPNDIVVGAVANLRKVKNIESLMRAAVTLVKEHDNLVFVWCGKGFGGEHEHYLQLVDEMGLQGRFHFPGGTEDVVRALSGFDIGVLCSTSESFSNSLVEYMAAGLPIVASDVGGNREAIDHERTGLLYPIDRDDLLTESLRRLITDRELAQKLGRQAQDTARTAYSREAMLKQHEDFYYRILGREK; encoded by the coding sequence GTGACCGTGATAAAGATCGCCTACGTTATCGACTGGATCTACAGCCCCGAAGGCGGCACCGAGCGTCAGCTGCTGATGTTATTGAACGGCCTCGATCGCGCCCGCTTCACCCCGCATCTGGTCTATCTGCGCGATACCGAGTTTCTGACGAACACCCGCTTTGGTTTTCCGGTCACGAAGATTCCGGTCGGCAAACTGGTTTCGCCGGGTTTTGTCGGCGGGCTCAGGGCCTTCCGAAAACTGCACCAGCGAGAACGATTCGATATCGTCCAGACGCTGTTTATCGATGCCAACGTATTTGGCACTATCGCCGCTCATTATGCCGGGTGCCGGGTGATTCTTTCGAGTCGACGCAATATCGGCTACTGGCACGATTCCGCGCAGGTCGCGATGCTTCGCTTTTTGCGCCGCTGGACGACGCACTATCTGGCCAATTCGATGGCTGCCGTGGAGAAAACCGTTGAGACCGAGGGCGTTCCCGCCGAACGGATAACGGTGATCCGCAACGGACTCGATCTGGATCAATTCTCGCGTACGTCGCCTGAATTGCGCGCGACACAGCGGGAGCAGTGGGGCGTCGGGCCGAATGACATAGTCGTCGGGGCGGTCGCGAATCTTCGCAAAGTCAAAAACATCGAATCGCTCATGCGCGCCGCGGTAACCCTCGTCAAAGAACACGATAACCTCGTGTTTGTCTGGTGCGGCAAGGGCTTCGGCGGAGAGCATGAGCATTACTTGCAGTTGGTCGATGAGATGGGTCTCCAGGGCCGGTTTCATTTTCCGGGCGGCACCGAAGACGTCGTCCGCGCCCTTTCAGGCTTCGATATCGGCGTGTTGTGCTCGACGTCCGAGAGTTTCTCCAATTCACTGGTTGAATATATGGCCGCCGGATTGCCCATTGTCGCCTCCGATGTGGGTGGTAATCGCGAGGCAATTGACCACGAACGGACGGGTCTGCTCTATCCCATCGACCGGGACGATCTGCTGACCGAGTCGCTCCGGCGCCTTATCACAGATAGGGAACTGGCGCAAAAACTCGGCCGACAGGCGCAGGATACGGCCCGTACCGCGTACTCGCGTGAAGCGATGCTCAAGCAACACGAAGACTTCTACTACAGGATTCTCGGACGGGAGAAGTGA
- a CDS encoding GNAT family N-acetyltransferase has translation MTPPATCNTREHHAHVLTVNKIDTEAGFHGLEQTWNQLLERTEFDTVFQMHQWYRTWWSVFGAGRRLYILDVRDGDTTVGIAPFMVSGDTGPGTIEFIGAGNTDYADIIADKTAKRNVLAAVVDYLARHRSDWVDIVLSQVTERSTTVGLMRGLLPDAGLRFRIDEIEQCYAYTYEGPEEGRESFDAGLGNYRNLRNSVNYFNKNGGMSYESLTDCDAIEFRLPQLIKFHWLRWKDTPTPSKFLNQADCDFYYQITRVFAPLNIARLETLFMGDTPVAYVYAFDYKNSIYLYTSALDVFYNKKSPGIVLYYQITDNYIRRGREAVDYLRGGEQYKGRLTNRAYSNFRISVYSSGLKHRMIGAYYRFKQTPLGRSLVGNATLKNIQLQLASMKRQYGLSGLLKALPGRIWKRIFEYRVILVWTLGEPQPARQAKIPLTVRKMTADELDRVAAFYGAEPKTRKYQVLQDRFEQRADCYVGIHNDIIVGILWGEYKSSYLYEIDKTYRLKDDEIALVDGITLPQFRGYSVQPAMLGVAMRDWWNAGYKTLSFTMSTNESVFPVLRKSGGVVTGKVRSLRLFGKEVFKA, from the coding sequence ATGACACCTCCGGCAACCTGCAACACAAGGGAACACCACGCACACGTGCTTACCGTAAACAAGATTGACACCGAAGCCGGATTTCACGGGCTGGAGCAGACCTGGAACCAATTGCTCGAGCGCACCGAGTTCGACACCGTTTTCCAGATGCACCAATGGTATCGAACCTGGTGGAGTGTCTTTGGGGCGGGGAGACGGCTGTATATACTCGATGTCCGCGACGGCGACACGACCGTAGGCATCGCGCCGTTCATGGTTTCGGGCGATACCGGCCCCGGAACGATTGAGTTCATCGGCGCGGGCAACACCGACTATGCCGATATCATCGCCGATAAGACCGCCAAGCGCAACGTTCTCGCGGCTGTTGTTGATTATCTCGCACGCCACCGCTCGGACTGGGTCGACATCGTCCTCAGCCAGGTTACCGAGCGATCGACGACGGTCGGGCTGATGCGCGGGCTTCTTCCCGATGCCGGGCTGCGGTTTCGAATCGACGAGATTGAGCAATGTTATGCGTATACGTACGAGGGACCGGAAGAGGGCCGTGAGTCATTCGACGCCGGGCTCGGTAACTACCGCAACCTCCGCAATTCCGTCAACTACTTCAATAAAAACGGAGGCATGTCCTACGAGTCGCTGACTGATTGCGACGCCATCGAGTTTCGCCTGCCGCAGTTGATCAAGTTCCACTGGTTGCGGTGGAAAGACACGCCGACCCCGAGCAAATTCCTCAATCAGGCGGACTGCGACTTCTACTATCAGATCACCCGTGTATTTGCACCGCTCAATATAGCCCGGCTCGAGACTCTGTTCATGGGCGACACCCCGGTTGCCTATGTCTACGCCTTTGATTACAAGAACTCGATCTATCTGTATACCTCGGCGCTCGACGTGTTCTACAACAAAAAGTCGCCCGGCATCGTGTTGTACTATCAGATCACGGACAACTACATCCGCCGGGGCCGTGAAGCGGTTGATTACCTTCGCGGCGGCGAGCAATACAAAGGCCGGCTGACCAACCGGGCCTACAGCAACTTCCGCATTTCGGTCTACAGCAGCGGGCTCAAGCACCGCATGATCGGCGCCTATTATCGATTCAAGCAAACGCCGCTCGGCCGCTCGCTGGTCGGAAACGCGACCCTGAAGAACATTCAATTGCAGCTGGCGTCTATGAAACGGCAGTACGGTTTGTCCGGGCTGCTCAAGGCGCTCCCGGGGAGAATCTGGAAGCGAATCTTCGAATACCGCGTCATCCTGGTCTGGACGCTGGGAGAACCGCAGCCGGCCCGCCAGGCGAAAATACCTCTCACGGTTCGCAAGATGACGGCTGATGAACTCGACCGGGTGGCGGCCTTCTATGGGGCCGAACCCAAAACCCGCAAATACCAGGTTTTGCAGGATCGTTTCGAGCAGCGCGCCGACTGCTATGTCGGCATTCATAACGACATTATCGTGGGCATCCTCTGGGGCGAGTACAAAAGTTCGTACCTGTACGAGATTGATAAGACGTACCGGCTCAAAGACGATGAAATCGCCCTTGTCGATGGTATAACGCTGCCGCAGTTCCGGGGGTACAGCGTTCAGCCGGCGATGCTGGGCGTAGCAATGCGTGACTGGTGGAACGCTGGATACAAGACGCTGTCGTTCACCATGTCCACCAACGAGTCGGTTTTCCCTGTGCTTCGCAAGAGCGGAGGGGTGGTGACCGGCAAGGTGCGGTCGTTGCGCCTGTTCGGAAAAGAAGTGTTCAAGGCGTGA
- a CDS encoding polysaccharide deacetylase family protein yields the protein MKRALLYCLYLSRLWLLVRWANRNRLVILMYHGVSDGAPGVWTQVGTAAFEEQMAYLRARYAPADLETAVTRLYDRTLPAYAAAVTFDDGFHNNLTNALPVLKRHSVPATIYVTTSFIDGQNRFDGLIWTDYVYALLLATDRSTIDLTDHELGSFELTDRRSRGSAKKAICGALKRLPDAERQQALTALAHRCGNGVRPEDAAVFAPMSWDEVRQIAREPLIAIGAHTVEHPILTRLPRDRMIEEISTSQAVIQTETGCLPALFAYPNGTKDDFNDEIKEVVAERYSCAVSTVEGLNDAATDRYELRRIGIGADMPLWEFKLCLSGTYTLIARILGRT from the coding sequence TTGAAAAGAGCGCTTCTCTACTGCCTGTACCTGAGCCGACTATGGCTGCTCGTGCGCTGGGCAAATAGAAACAGGCTCGTGATTCTCATGTACCACGGGGTCAGCGATGGTGCCCCGGGTGTCTGGACACAGGTAGGGACCGCCGCATTTGAGGAGCAGATGGCATATCTCAGGGCGCGGTACGCCCCGGCGGATCTTGAAACCGCCGTAACTCGTCTTTATGACCGAACGCTGCCCGCGTATGCTGCCGCGGTGACCTTCGATGACGGTTTCCACAACAACCTGACGAATGCCCTTCCGGTGCTGAAACGCCACAGCGTGCCAGCGACAATCTATGTCACCACGTCATTCATCGACGGTCAAAATCGCTTCGACGGGCTGATCTGGACCGACTACGTGTATGCCCTGCTGCTGGCTACCGATAGAAGTACCATCGACCTCACCGACCACGAATTGGGCAGTTTTGAGCTTACAGACAGGAGGTCACGGGGCTCGGCCAAAAAGGCAATCTGCGGCGCTCTCAAGCGGCTTCCCGACGCCGAACGGCAGCAGGCCCTGACCGCATTGGCACACCGGTGCGGCAACGGAGTTCGCCCCGAGGATGCCGCCGTATTCGCGCCGATGAGTTGGGACGAGGTCAGGCAGATAGCCCGGGAGCCGCTCATTGCGATCGGCGCTCATACCGTAGAACATCCAATCTTGACGAGACTGCCGCGCGACCGTATGATAGAAGAAATCAGCACTTCTCAGGCCGTTATTCAGACCGAAACCGGTTGCCTGCCGGCCCTGTTTGCTTATCCAAACGGAACGAAAGACGACTTTAACGATGAGATCAAAGAAGTTGTTGCCGAACGATATTCGTGCGCCGTTTCCACCGTCGAGGGGCTCAATGATGCCGCGACCGACCGTTATGAGCTGCGGCGTATCGGCATTGGCGCCGACATGCCCCTGTGGGAATTCAAGCTCTGCCTCTCTGGAACGTATACACTGATCGCGCGCATCCTGGGACGAACATGA
- a CDS encoding glycosyltransferase family 4 protein produces MNILHLRASNFYGGPERQLHLHAREALGTPYVLTVSSFVEKGRSPEFIEVIKADSIKTHVFDIESPYDPQAVKIVRAYLRENSVDILCTHDYRTHVIGLAATRGLRTAWVAFSRGWTWENLKVRAYHAIDKVIVRFADHIVAVSGAQKHKLVRLMVPSSKVSVAYNSIHPDFFDDMPPVDLRARFGFPPDSLVAVAGGRFSPEKGQLDLIEAARRAIAHDDRLRFVLFGGGPDLAAATHRIAELKLDRYVLCPGHEKNLIGCIKGADMLINPSLSEGLPNIVLEGMALRVAVIATDVGGVPELIENGISGILVPPSDPAAMTSALLRLAGDSELRRRLAETAMETIRSTFSFERQMADLRVVYDSLAADNQ; encoded by the coding sequence ATGAACATATTACACCTGCGGGCCTCCAACTTCTACGGGGGACCCGAACGACAACTCCATCTCCATGCGCGCGAGGCGCTCGGTACGCCGTACGTGCTGACCGTAAGTTCCTTCGTGGAGAAAGGGCGGTCACCGGAGTTCATCGAGGTAATCAAAGCCGACAGTATCAAAACGCATGTCTTCGATATAGAAAGCCCCTACGATCCCCAGGCCGTGAAAATAGTCCGTGCGTACCTCAGGGAAAATTCGGTCGACATCCTCTGTACGCACGATTACCGCACTCACGTCATCGGATTGGCGGCGACCCGGGGACTTCGAACGGCCTGGGTGGCGTTCTCCCGGGGCTGGACCTGGGAGAACCTCAAGGTCAGAGCCTACCATGCGATTGATAAGGTCATTGTCCGGTTTGCGGACCATATCGTGGCGGTCAGCGGCGCCCAGAAACACAAGCTCGTTCGTCTCATGGTACCGTCGTCGAAAGTCTCGGTGGCCTACAACTCGATACACCCGGATTTCTTCGATGATATGCCCCCGGTGGACCTTCGCGCCCGCTTCGGATTCCCCCCCGACAGCCTGGTGGCCGTTGCCGGTGGACGGTTCAGTCCCGAGAAAGGTCAGCTGGACCTCATTGAAGCGGCCCGTCGGGCGATCGCGCACGACGACCGCCTTCGGTTCGTGCTCTTTGGCGGCGGTCCCGATCTGGCAGCCGCCACTCACCGCATTGCGGAATTGAAGCTCGACCGGTATGTGCTGTGTCCCGGTCATGAAAAGAATCTGATCGGTTGTATAAAAGGCGCCGACATGCTGATCAATCCGTCGCTGTCCGAGGGCCTTCCCAATATCGTTCTGGAGGGTATGGCGCTCCGGGTGGCAGTAATTGCGACCGATGTCGGCGGAGTGCCGGAACTCATTGAAAACGGCATCAGCGGTATTCTGGTACCCCCGTCGGATCCCGCCGCAATGACGTCGGCGCTCCTGCGGCTCGCGGGCGATTCGGAGTTACGGCGACGACTCGCGGAGACGGCGATGGAAACCATTCGCAGCACCTTCTCTTTTGAACGGCAAATGGCCGACCTGCGGGTGGTTTACGACAGTCTGGCGGCCGATAATCAATAA
- a CDS encoding glycosyltransferase — translation MNILIIDEEFPYPLNTGKRIRSFNLAHALSRENRVSYLAYGEQGSNGCAHLESAGITPIAVGELGRKKSGPRFYLRLLANLFSPYPYIVAHHYTRRFAREVSRRSSTGDFDIVICEWSPYARFVRNLTEIPSVVVAHNIEASIWRRYLENETNPLKRAYIALQFRKVERFERSCFLWAAGATAVSRHEADTIARFGVPYPVAVIDNGVDTEYFRPGGISPDPDTLVFTGSMDWRPNQDAVAYFADDVFPRIRAERPGANVYVVGRNPPIQIRELGLRDGITVTGTVDDVRPYIERAGVYIVPLRIGGGSRLKILEAMAMSKVVVSTSVGAEGLEVVDGEHLLIRDGSEALARQILECMANLPAYESLGGRGRRLVEQRYRWEELGRRYNEYLQTILKRA, via the coding sequence ATGAATATTCTGATTATCGACGAAGAGTTCCCGTACCCGCTGAATACCGGTAAGCGCATTCGATCCTTTAACCTTGCGCACGCCCTCAGCCGGGAGAACCGAGTATCCTATCTCGCCTACGGCGAGCAGGGGTCGAACGGTTGCGCCCATTTGGAGAGCGCCGGAATAACACCCATTGCGGTCGGCGAACTCGGCCGAAAAAAGTCCGGCCCCCGGTTCTATCTCAGGCTGCTGGCCAACCTCTTCTCCCCGTATCCGTATATAGTCGCCCACCATTACACTCGGCGTTTTGCCCGGGAGGTATCGCGACGGTCATCGACAGGTGATTTTGACATCGTCATCTGTGAGTGGTCTCCCTACGCTCGTTTTGTCAGGAACCTCACCGAAATACCTTCGGTAGTGGTCGCACACAACATAGAAGCCTCGATCTGGCGTCGTTACCTCGAGAACGAAACGAATCCGCTGAAACGGGCCTATATCGCGCTGCAGTTCCGCAAGGTGGAACGTTTTGAACGTTCCTGTTTCTTGTGGGCGGCCGGCGCCACCGCGGTGTCACGCCACGAGGCGGACACGATCGCCCGCTTCGGCGTACCGTACCCGGTAGCCGTCATCGATAACGGCGTCGACACCGAGTACTTCCGTCCGGGCGGTATCTCTCCCGACCCCGATACGCTGGTGTTCACCGGCTCCATGGATTGGCGGCCCAATCAGGATGCGGTCGCCTACTTCGCTGACGACGTGTTCCCGCGAATCCGGGCCGAACGTCCGGGGGCCAACGTGTACGTTGTCGGGCGGAATCCGCCGATCCAGATACGGGAACTCGGGCTCCGCGACGGCATTACCGTAACCGGGACGGTCGATGACGTCCGGCCGTATATCGAGCGGGCCGGCGTTTACATTGTCCCGCTGCGGATCGGCGGCGGGTCACGCTTGAAAATTCTTGAGGCCATGGCGATGAGCAAGGTGGTGGTGTCGACTTCGGTAGGGGCGGAGGGGCTGGAAGTGGTCGACGGTGAGCATTTATTGATACGCGACGGCTCCGAGGCGCTGGCCCGCCAGATACTGGAGTGCATGGCCAATCTGCCGGCCTACGAGTCTTTGGGCGGTCGCGGCAGGCGCCTGGTCGAACAGCGATATCGGTGGGAGGAACTGGGGCGCCGCTACAACGAATATCTGCAAACGATTCTCAAACGAGCATGA